Proteins from a genomic interval of Sphingobacterium sp. SYP-B4668:
- a CDS encoding inorganic phosphate transporter, protein MISTLLVVVIILAIAFDYINGFHDAANSIATVVSTKVLTPFMAVLWAAIFNFAAYFYFTDHKVANTVAKTVIEEYITLEVIFAGLVAAIGWNLFTWYYGVPSSSSHTLIGGFAGSGMAYAFIMGGDPIHAINIDATLKIISFIVLAPVIGMVISVIITLIIINLAKNTKPRVAEKWFKFLQLISSAALSFAHGGNDAQKVMGIILVAMVAGGYVENTEHMPEWIPLTCYAAISAGTMSGGWKIVKTMGTKITKVTPLEGVSAETAGAVTLGITEHFGIPASTTHTITGSIIGVGIVKRVSAVRWGVTISLLWAWVLTIPVSALLGGITLAIIHYLL, encoded by the coding sequence ATGATTTCAACCCTATTAGTTGTTGTAATTATACTCGCAATTGCATTTGACTACATCAATGGCTTCCATGATGCGGCCAATTCAATTGCTACAGTTGTTTCAACAAAAGTACTTACACCCTTTATGGCCGTACTATGGGCCGCAATATTCAATTTTGCTGCCTATTTCTATTTTACGGACCATAAGGTTGCCAATACAGTTGCCAAAACTGTTATTGAAGAATATATTACTTTGGAGGTAATTTTTGCAGGACTGGTAGCTGCAATTGGCTGGAACTTATTTACATGGTACTATGGTGTCCCTTCTAGCTCCTCGCATACACTTATCGGAGGTTTCGCTGGATCAGGGATGGCCTACGCCTTTATAATGGGAGGAGACCCTATTCATGCCATCAATATCGACGCAACATTAAAAATAATCTCATTCATAGTTCTTGCACCCGTAATAGGGATGGTCATATCGGTCATTATTACATTGATTATCATCAACTTGGCCAAGAACACCAAACCGCGGGTTGCAGAAAAATGGTTTAAGTTTTTGCAGCTTATCTCTTCTGCAGCACTGAGCTTTGCACATGGTGGTAACGATGCACAAAAAGTAATGGGTATTATCTTGGTGGCAATGGTCGCTGGTGGATATGTAGAGAATACCGAGCATATGCCCGAGTGGATCCCGCTTACATGTTATGCAGCTATATCTGCAGGAACGATGAGTGGAGGTTGGAAAATTGTGAAAACAATGGGTACCAAAATTACAAAAGTCACGCCCTTAGAAGGAGTAAGTGCTGAGACTGCAGGCGCTGTGACCTTAGGTATCACAGAGCACTTCGGTATCCCTGCTTCTACTACGCATACAATTACGGGTTCAATAATTGGGGTGGGCATTGTTAAGAGAGTATCGGCAGTAAGATGGGGAGTCACTATTAGCCTACTATGGGCATGGGTATTGACTATACCTGTATCTGCCTTACTCGGTGGAATCACACTTGCGATTATCCATTATCTTTTATAA
- a CDS encoding OmpA family protein — MNYSTIKKTAIAASLVAALGYAEVAQAQQPTVFGGRSQYRTWSIGVQGGITTPNVLIGGSNNFGQKVGYFQNKVGEYYGLTVRKQFSHLFGLELEGNRGKIKTFNHDLSGPAAETANGAKSARTDVNWAASLNGVFQLGTIDFMRRENAVNFYAKVGLGVLANNPIQYLNNDFTGTEVYNNKGNWGDEIFGDREKSGDRDNKLAAYVPVGVGVKFKLSEVVALNLGYTMNFTDDNLLYGPGRSDVKGKFANVYGGLEFTLGSRDKQNLTFANPVATLYDELKDPSLKNEVEALKQRVSTLEGTVDQLGKDSDGDGVSDKFDKCPNTPAGTVVDGSGCPIKFPEAPKNDYTASTGQYSNIQFEFDSSVLKTESYSTLDRLAKELRDNNSSISLAGYASAEGTEAYNQTLSKDRANAVKQYLVNAGVAAAKVTANGYGEANPVASNATEEGRIQNRRVEIKK; from the coding sequence ATGAACTATTCTACAATTAAAAAAACAGCTATCGCTGCTTCACTAGTAGCCGCTCTAGGTTACGCTGAGGTTGCTCAAGCGCAACAGCCTACAGTATTCGGAGGAAGATCACAGTACAGAACTTGGTCTATCGGAGTACAAGGTGGTATCACTACTCCCAACGTACTTATCGGAGGTTCTAACAACTTCGGTCAGAAAGTTGGTTACTTCCAAAATAAAGTTGGTGAGTACTACGGTTTGACTGTACGTAAACAATTCTCTCACCTTTTCGGTTTAGAATTAGAAGGTAACAGAGGTAAGATCAAAACTTTCAACCACGATTTATCTGGTCCTGCTGCAGAAACTGCAAATGGAGCTAAATCTGCAAGAACTGATGTTAACTGGGCAGCTAGCTTGAACGGAGTATTCCAATTGGGTACTATCGACTTCATGAGAAGAGAAAATGCAGTTAACTTCTACGCAAAAGTAGGTTTGGGAGTATTGGCTAATAACCCTATCCAATACTTAAACAATGATTTCACTGGTACTGAAGTTTACAACAACAAAGGTAACTGGGGAGATGAAATCTTTGGAGACAGAGAAAAATCAGGAGATAGAGACAACAAATTGGCAGCTTACGTACCAGTTGGTGTAGGTGTTAAATTCAAATTATCTGAAGTTGTTGCCTTGAACTTAGGTTACACAATGAACTTCACTGATGACAACTTGCTTTACGGACCAGGTCGTTCTGATGTTAAAGGTAAATTTGCTAACGTATACGGTGGTTTAGAATTCACTTTAGGTTCAAGAGACAAACAAAACTTGACTTTTGCTAACCCAGTAGCTACCTTGTACGATGAGTTGAAAGATCCTTCATTGAAAAACGAAGTTGAAGCGTTGAAACAACGTGTATCTACTTTGGAAGGAACTGTTGACCAATTAGGTAAAGATTCTGATGGTGACGGAGTATCTGATAAATTTGACAAATGTCCTAACACTCCTGCTGGTACAGTAGTAGATGGTTCAGGATGTCCTATCAAATTCCCAGAAGCACCTAAAAATGACTATACTGCTTCTACAGGTCAGTACAGCAACATTCAATTCGAGTTTGATAGCTCTGTATTGAAAACTGAATCTTACTCTACATTAGACAGATTGGCTAAAGAATTACGTGATAACAACTCATCAATCTCTTTAGCAGGTTATGCATCAGCAGAAGGTACTGAAGCTTACAACCAAACTCTTTCTAAAGACCGCGCTAATGCAGTAAAACAATACTTGGTTAACGCTGGTGTTGCTGCTGCTAAAGTAACAGCTAACGGTTACGGAGAAGCTAATCCAGTTGCATCTAACGCTACTGAAGAAGGACGTATCCAAAACCGTCGCGTTGAGATCAAAAAATAA
- a CDS encoding tetratricopeptide repeat protein, with the protein MEEEFEFGSPEEQKFSVDRYEEMIRNEDQYFFDTKAFEGIIEYYMDKNDPIKALQVVDYAISQHPFETNFFLKQAQLFAATNQFHSALTALEKAELLEPSEGDIYLIKGSILGSLNNFEEAHRNLERALELSDSKDEVYYQISGLYQSEGDYDKAIHYLRKSLELNMENQDALYELAFCYDVLDKQEESVAFYLQYIDNDPYSYAAWYNLGNAYHKLSQYREAIDAYDYAILIKENFSSAYFNKGNALVNLDFFQEAIDVYKQTFEYEPPSAETYCAIGECYEKLEQMDEARQYYKKAVKLDSHMGDAWFGIGVTLDFEERYFESLHFYKKALDIDDKNPDYWFAIADARYKLKQLEEAEKAYAKVVELNPTDIEAWLDFSSIYFEQSKFLEAIDTIADAIKNNPEAAELYYRMVAYLFANGQYNEALNFLEIGLATDPDKHYIIFEYLPQLQGNKIIVDIIKKYALKD; encoded by the coding sequence ATGGAAGAGGAATTCGAATTTGGTTCTCCAGAAGAACAGAAATTTTCAGTTGACCGCTATGAAGAGATGATCAGAAATGAAGATCAATATTTCTTCGACACGAAGGCTTTTGAGGGAATCATCGAATACTATATGGATAAGAATGATCCTATAAAAGCATTACAAGTTGTTGACTACGCAATTAGTCAACATCCCTTCGAGACGAACTTCTTTTTGAAGCAGGCGCAACTATTTGCGGCAACCAACCAATTTCATAGTGCATTAACGGCACTAGAGAAAGCGGAGCTTTTAGAGCCGTCTGAAGGGGATATATATCTCATAAAAGGTAGTATACTTGGCTCTTTAAATAATTTTGAAGAGGCACACCGTAATTTAGAGCGAGCACTGGAACTTTCAGATAGCAAAGATGAAGTTTACTATCAAATCAGTGGTTTGTATCAATCTGAGGGAGATTATGATAAAGCAATCCATTACTTGCGCAAGTCCCTCGAACTCAATATGGAAAATCAAGACGCGCTCTATGAATTAGCCTTCTGTTACGACGTGTTAGACAAACAGGAGGAAAGTGTTGCTTTTTATCTCCAATATATTGACAATGACCCCTACTCCTACGCCGCTTGGTACAATCTTGGGAATGCATATCACAAGCTGAGTCAATACCGGGAGGCAATAGACGCTTACGACTATGCCATCCTGATTAAGGAAAACTTTTCGTCGGCGTATTTCAATAAGGGAAATGCGTTAGTCAACCTAGACTTTTTTCAAGAGGCAATAGATGTCTATAAGCAGACTTTTGAATATGAACCCCCAAGTGCCGAAACTTACTGCGCCATAGGCGAATGCTATGAAAAATTGGAGCAGATGGATGAAGCTCGCCAATATTATAAGAAAGCGGTCAAACTAGATAGCCACATGGGCGATGCGTGGTTCGGAATCGGCGTCACATTAGACTTTGAAGAACGTTACTTTGAATCGCTTCACTTTTATAAAAAGGCATTGGATATCGACGATAAAAACCCCGATTACTGGTTTGCGATTGCCGACGCTCGATATAAATTAAAACAACTTGAAGAAGCCGAGAAAGCCTATGCAAAGGTTGTAGAACTCAACCCTACTGATATAGAGGCATGGTTAGATTTCTCCTCTATTTACTTTGAACAAAGTAAGTTTTTGGAAGCCATTGATACTATCGCTGATGCGATCAAGAATAATCCAGAGGCGGCCGAACTGTATTACAGAATGGTTGCTTACCTGTTTGCAAATGGTCAATACAACGAGGCACTCAACTTTCTAGAAATAGGTCTAGCTACTGACCCGGACAAGCATTATATCATCTTTGAATACCTTCCACAGCTTCAGGGCAATAAGATTATTGTTGACATCATAAAAAAATACGCTTTAAAAGACTAA
- a CDS encoding shikimate dehydrogenase family protein translates to MKKLGLIGFPLGHSFSKKFYLEKFEKENIKDIEYDLYAIEDIETFHSLYQTMEGLYGVNVTIPHKQSIIRFLDELSDEAKEIKAVNCIQIRKKGEHYHLKGFNTDAFGFEQSLIPLLKPHHRNALVLGNGGAAQAVVYVLSRLGINYRFVSRIKTEDNLCYQDLNNALMQEYSLIINCSPLGTFPNIDSCPNIPYESLSENHLLYDLVYNPELTLFLQKGKERGATIKNGYEMLLLQAEKNWEVWNESL, encoded by the coding sequence ATGAAGAAATTAGGCCTGATTGGCTTTCCACTGGGACATTCTTTTTCAAAAAAATTCTATCTGGAAAAATTTGAGAAAGAAAATATTAAAGATATAGAATATGACCTCTACGCTATCGAAGATATCGAGACTTTCCACAGTCTGTATCAGACTATGGAAGGTCTCTATGGCGTCAATGTCACCATTCCACACAAGCAAAGTATTATACGATTTTTAGATGAGCTGTCTGACGAGGCTAAAGAAATAAAAGCTGTCAACTGTATACAGATTCGCAAGAAAGGAGAACACTACCACCTGAAAGGCTTCAATACTGATGCCTTTGGATTTGAACAATCCTTAATCCCATTGTTAAAACCCCATCATCGAAATGCGCTGGTACTGGGTAATGGGGGAGCGGCTCAGGCAGTAGTATATGTACTGTCTAGGCTCGGTATTAACTACCGTTTCGTGAGCCGAATAAAAACGGAAGACAACCTTTGTTATCAAGATCTGAATAATGCCCTGATGCAGGAGTATAGCTTAATTATCAACTGCTCTCCCTTGGGTACATTTCCAAATATAGACAGCTGTCCGAATATCCCTTACGAGTCGCTATCCGAAAACCACCTACTATACGATTTGGTCTACAACCCCGAACTTACACTTTTCCTACAGAAAGGAAAAGAAAGAGGAGCAACAATCAAAAACGGATATGAGATGCTTCTATTACAAGCTGAGAAAAATTGGGAAGTCTGGAATGAAAGCCTATGA
- the gldD gene encoding gliding motility lipoprotein GldD: MNQRIYVAIVLVLIGLLGLQACQEDYSPKPRGYFRIEFPEKKYASTQTGCPFDFEIPTYARLSKDDNKEAKPCWLNLDFPAFNARLHLSYFHIDNSASLQQLTEDARTFAFNHTVKATAIEQKRIFDQSRRIYGIQYYIRGNTASNDQFFVSDSTTHYLRGALYFNEKPHLDSIQPVLDFINNDIERIIETIHWK, translated from the coding sequence ATGAATCAACGAATCTACGTAGCTATTGTACTCGTGCTAATTGGACTATTGGGTCTTCAAGCCTGTCAAGAAGATTACTCGCCAAAACCACGCGGCTATTTTAGAATTGAATTTCCAGAGAAAAAATATGCTAGCACCCAAACTGGGTGTCCCTTTGATTTTGAAATCCCAACCTATGCTCGACTGAGCAAAGACGATAATAAAGAAGCGAAACCTTGCTGGCTAAATCTAGATTTTCCAGCATTCAATGCTCGTCTACATTTAAGCTACTTTCATATTGACAACAGTGCATCCTTGCAGCAACTGACGGAAGATGCTCGGACTTTTGCCTTCAATCACACGGTCAAAGCGACGGCTATTGAACAAAAGAGAATCTTCGACCAAAGCCGTCGAATCTATGGCATACAATATTATATTAGAGGAAATACGGCTTCAAATGACCAGTTTTTTGTATCTGACAGCACTACACACTATCTTAGAGGTGCGCTATATTTTAATGAAAAGCCACATCTGGACTCTATACAACCGGTATTGGATTTCATAAACAATGATATTGAACGTATCATCGAAACGATTCATTGGAAATAA
- a CDS encoding MBL fold metallo-hydrolase encodes MVHLKQFVCNPYQENTYILYDDQGNCAIIDPGMYGNTEETAFLQFISEKSLTPVLLLNTHCHIDHVLGNHFVHEHFGLFPQFHEGELPLLIEVQNYAPQMGIRYEVSPIGEHFLSETGTVSFGEEQLQLIFVPGHSPAHLCFYHEKQKFVIGGDALFRGSIGRTDLPGGNHDQLLTSIKQRLYTLPEDVTVYPGHGPATTIGEEKKSNPFVRG; translated from the coding sequence ATGGTACACTTAAAACAGTTTGTCTGTAATCCCTATCAAGAAAATACCTACATACTCTACGATGATCAAGGAAATTGTGCGATCATCGACCCTGGTATGTATGGAAATACTGAAGAAACTGCTTTTCTACAATTTATTTCAGAGAAGTCACTGACGCCGGTTTTACTTCTTAACACACATTGTCACATAGACCATGTACTTGGCAATCATTTTGTACATGAACATTTTGGCCTCTTTCCACAATTTCATGAGGGAGAGCTCCCGCTACTCATTGAAGTTCAAAACTATGCACCACAAATGGGGATTCGTTATGAAGTATCACCTATAGGAGAGCATTTTTTAAGCGAGACGGGAACCGTTTCTTTTGGGGAGGAACAACTCCAACTAATTTTTGTACCAGGACACTCTCCTGCACATCTCTGCTTCTATCATGAAAAGCAAAAATTTGTGATTGGTGGGGATGCGCTATTCAGGGGAAGCATAGGTCGAACGGATTTACCAGGAGGAAATCATGATCAACTCCTCACGAGTATCAAACAACGGCTGTATACTTTGCCTGAGGACGTCACAGTATACCCTGGACATGGCCCCGCAACCACAATAGGTGAAGAGAAAAAATCCAATCCATTTGTTAGAGGTTAA
- a CDS encoding FtsX-like permease family protein, giving the protein MKLSHFFARRYLFSKKSVNAINIISTISVVGVLVSSAALVIVLSFYNGMEKVILSMFSTFSPELRVEPAEGKLFSTHNELFENLRKQKEIKGYSEVLEEKVLLQYGNHQFIGQIKGIEPKSLNQHAADSMLYAGEFTISKENVSYAIIGASVQANLQIPIVGLQNTMLVNSPKKGGGNAVNPADDIIQRGISPRGVLKYQQGFDNLIITPIDFARDALGEYEKVSAIEIYTHNPDGLTTIEEQIQAMLGDEFRVLNREEQNPTLYKTVRTEKWAVFFILTFIGIIAIFNIIGSMTMLVIDKRQDMIILKSLGAENSLIQRIFYNEGMLISLIGSTFGILIGYIFCFAQDTFGFIRTQEGQNSIIDAYPVDMRLTDFGLVFLTVLLVSIVISYLSSYLSVKAIGSFHTKTSE; this is encoded by the coding sequence ATGAAGCTGTCTCACTTTTTTGCCCGACGATATCTTTTTTCGAAAAAATCGGTAAATGCCATCAACATTATCTCGACAATTAGTGTAGTGGGTGTTTTGGTAAGTAGTGCGGCACTAGTCATTGTACTTTCCTTCTATAACGGCATGGAAAAGGTAATCCTTTCCATGTTTAGTACCTTCTCTCCCGAATTGCGAGTCGAACCTGCTGAAGGAAAATTATTCTCAACCCACAACGAATTATTTGAAAACCTTCGCAAACAAAAAGAAATCAAAGGTTACAGCGAAGTGTTGGAGGAAAAAGTATTACTACAATATGGTAATCACCAGTTCATTGGCCAAATCAAAGGAATCGAGCCCAAAAGCCTGAACCAACATGCTGCAGATAGTATGCTATACGCTGGAGAATTCACCATTTCAAAAGAAAATGTAAGTTATGCTATTATCGGAGCTAGCGTACAGGCCAATTTACAAATCCCAATCGTAGGACTCCAAAATACAATGCTGGTCAATTCACCGAAGAAGGGTGGCGGTAACGCTGTAAATCCAGCTGATGATATCATACAGAGGGGAATTAGCCCTAGAGGGGTATTGAAGTACCAGCAAGGATTTGACAACCTCATTATAACGCCTATAGACTTTGCTAGAGATGCTTTAGGAGAATATGAGAAAGTCTCTGCTATCGAAATCTACACACACAATCCTGACGGCTTAACAACCATTGAGGAACAAATACAAGCTATGCTTGGGGATGAATTTAGAGTCTTGAATCGGGAAGAGCAAAATCCGACTCTATATAAGACTGTCCGTACCGAGAAATGGGCAGTTTTCTTCATTCTTACCTTTATCGGTATTATTGCAATCTTTAATATCATAGGCTCTATGACGATGCTCGTCATAGACAAGCGTCAAGATATGATTATCCTCAAGAGCTTAGGCGCTGAAAATTCACTGATTCAACGAATCTTTTACAATGAAGGGATGCTAATTTCACTAATAGGCAGCACTTTTGGAATACTGATTGGTTATATATTTTGTTTCGCTCAGGATACTTTCGGATTCATTCGCACGCAAGAAGGACAGAATAGTATTATAGATGCTTACCCGGTGGACATGAGGCTAACTGATTTTGGATTAGTCTTTTTGACAGTGCTATTAGTGTCTATCGTCATCTCGTACCTTTCGTCTTACTTAAGCGTCAAGGCTATCGGTAGCTTTCATACAAAAACATCAGAATAA
- a CDS encoding NifU family protein, translated as MTLHERVEQALDTIRPYLETDGGNVSVDEITADNVVKLRLTGACASCSMSIMTFKAGLEQAIRKAVPEITAVEALNITSVDDPNATTPSPNVL; from the coding sequence ATGACGTTACACGAGAGAGTTGAGCAGGCCTTAGATACTATTAGACCTTATTTAGAGACAGATGGAGGGAACGTAAGCGTGGACGAGATTACCGCTGATAATGTTGTAAAATTGAGACTTACAGGGGCTTGTGCTTCCTGTTCTATGAGCATTATGACATTTAAAGCAGGGTTGGAGCAGGCGATACGAAAGGCTGTACCTGAGATAACCGCAGTAGAGGCACTTAATATTACAAGTGTAGATGATCCAAATGCTACAACACCTTCTCCAAATGTTCTGTAA
- a CDS encoding outer membrane protein assembly factor BamD — protein sequence MFLNRRLVAVVAGLLLIIFVSGCKSKYEKLRASNNLPLKYQEAVKYYEKKKYTKALALFDDLMQRYRGQAEAEDLYYYTAYTNYRLKDYTSARYHFKQFAQTFPNSAKAEECRFMSAYCFYLDSPRYSLDQENTRKAIDELQLFVNLYPESEKAKEASDLIQTLRDKLERKAFSNARLYYDMGLNDDYKAAVIALENVLKDYPDTKYAEEINYLIIKSQYKYAEKSHPRRQEERYSKVIDYYQEFIEDYPESKHLKEVEGIRKDSEVSMAQSIKKWNEIKKSIEEQERELGINQQGENTAEEQK from the coding sequence ATGTTTTTAAATAGGCGTTTAGTGGCAGTCGTTGCCGGGTTATTGCTCATTATATTTGTAAGTGGCTGTAAGAGTAAGTATGAGAAGTTGCGTGCAAGCAATAATCTACCTTTAAAGTATCAAGAGGCGGTTAAATATTACGAGAAGAAAAAGTACACAAAAGCACTGGCCCTATTTGATGATTTGATGCAGCGCTATAGAGGACAGGCTGAGGCAGAGGATTTGTATTATTATACGGCCTACACTAACTACCGCCTAAAAGACTACACATCAGCTCGTTACCATTTCAAACAATTTGCACAGACTTTTCCAAATAGTGCAAAAGCAGAAGAATGTCGTTTCATGTCTGCCTACTGTTTTTATCTTGATTCCCCTCGTTACAGCTTGGACCAAGAGAACACAAGAAAAGCTATAGATGAGTTACAATTATTTGTCAACCTATATCCAGAGTCGGAAAAAGCTAAAGAAGCGTCGGATTTGATTCAAACCCTCAGAGATAAATTAGAGCGAAAAGCATTTTCGAATGCCAGACTCTACTATGATATGGGATTAAACGACGACTATAAAGCCGCCGTAATTGCTTTAGAAAATGTCTTGAAAGATTACCCAGATACAAAGTATGCGGAGGAGATTAATTATCTTATCATCAAATCACAGTATAAATACGCAGAAAAAAGCCACCCTCGTAGACAAGAAGAACGCTACAGCAAAGTCATCGACTACTATCAAGAATTTATCGAAGACTATCCAGAGAGTAAGCACCTGAAAGAGGTAGAAGGAATAAGAAAAGATTCGGAGGTGAGTATGGCACAATCCATTAAGAAATGGAATGAAATTAAAAAATCTATTGAAGAGCAAGAAAGAGAGTTGGGCATCAACCAACAAGGTGAGAATACAGCTGAAGAGCAAAAATAA
- a CDS encoding DNA-directed RNA polymerase subunit omega, protein MSQTNNNSLPNSTVTRDLRQLDKGTDNLYESIVVISKRANQISVDIKEELNSKLAEFASSNDNLEEVFENREQIEISKHYERMPKPSLVAIDEFLHDKVYYRNPSKEQD, encoded by the coding sequence ATGAGTCAAACAAACAACAACAGTCTTCCTAACAGTACTGTAACACGTGATTTGAGACAATTAGATAAAGGCACAGACAACCTATATGAATCTATTGTAGTAATATCCAAAAGAGCGAATCAAATTTCCGTTGATATTAAGGAAGAATTGAACAGTAAACTGGCCGAATTTGCTAGTAGCAACGATAACCTTGAGGAAGTTTTCGAAAATCGCGAACAAATCGAAATTTCAAAACATTACGAGCGCATGCCTAAGCCTAGCTTAGTGGCTATTGATGAATTCCTACATGATAAGGTTTATTACAGAAACCCATCTAAAGAGCAAGATTAA
- the coaBC gene encoding bifunctional phosphopantothenoylcysteine decarboxylase/phosphopantothenate--cysteine ligase CoaBC: MSLIGKNIVIGVCGSIAAYKIATLVRLLTKEGAKVKVLMTHEATHFITPLTLSTLSNNPVFVDYFDEKTGEWNNHVHIGLEADILLFAPLTANTLGKLANGLCDNLLTAVYLSAKCPVFYAPAMDLDMWKHPSTIRNISSLNSYGNIMIPPGEGELASGLIGEGRLAEPAEILSHLTSFFENGDALKGKTALVTAGPTHEAIDPVRFIGNHSSGKMGYAIAQRLKELGATVTLISGPTALEHPQGVDTIAVTSAQEMFEKTEACFEQSDIIVMSAAVADYTPQTVADQKIKKKEDTFSIDMKKTIDILATLGKRKRDNQVLIGFALETNNELENAKAKLVKKNLDFIVLNSMQDIGAGFAKDTNKITIITQNGKEQVFALKSKMEVAKDICQIIVEHLAKS; this comes from the coding sequence ATGTCTTTGATAGGCAAAAATATTGTAATTGGTGTATGCGGCAGTATTGCCGCATACAAAATTGCGACACTTGTCCGCCTTCTTACTAAAGAAGGAGCCAAAGTCAAGGTCCTAATGACCCATGAGGCTACTCACTTCATTACTCCTCTTACCTTATCTACACTCTCTAATAATCCAGTGTTCGTTGATTATTTCGACGAAAAAACAGGAGAATGGAACAATCATGTCCATATTGGACTCGAAGCAGATATTCTACTATTTGCCCCGCTTACCGCGAACACATTGGGAAAATTAGCAAATGGTCTTTGCGACAATTTGCTAACAGCCGTATATCTTTCAGCCAAATGTCCGGTATTCTACGCTCCTGCTATGGATTTGGACATGTGGAAGCACCCAAGTACTATTCGTAATATTAGCTCATTAAATTCATATGGGAATATAATGATTCCACCAGGTGAAGGAGAGCTTGCCAGCGGATTAATTGGCGAGGGACGATTAGCCGAACCAGCTGAGATTCTTTCTCATTTAACTTCTTTTTTTGAAAATGGAGATGCTCTAAAAGGAAAAACAGCGTTAGTCACAGCAGGTCCAACACATGAAGCAATTGACCCAGTCAGATTCATAGGTAATCACTCCAGTGGAAAAATGGGCTATGCAATAGCTCAAAGGTTAAAAGAACTTGGTGCGACTGTTACCCTTATTTCAGGGCCAACTGCTTTAGAACACCCCCAAGGGGTAGATACAATTGCTGTCACATCTGCTCAAGAAATGTTTGAAAAGACGGAAGCTTGTTTTGAACAATCCGATATTATAGTCATGAGTGCAGCGGTTGCGGACTATACCCCTCAAACAGTTGCGGACCAAAAAATCAAAAAAAAGGAAGACACCTTCTCCATCGATATGAAAAAGACTATCGATATACTGGCAACTCTTGGAAAACGGAAGAGGGATAATCAAGTCCTTATTGGCTTTGCTTTAGAGACAAATAATGAATTAGAGAACGCAAAGGCGAAGCTCGTTAAGAAAAATCTAGACTTCATCGTCTTAAACTCTATGCAAGATATCGGTGCTGGCTTTGCTAAAGACACCAACAAAATTACCATTATTACTCAAAATGGCAAAGAGCAGGTCTTTGCATTGAAGTCAAAAATGGAAGTCGCAAAAGACATTTGTCAGATTATTGTGGAGCACCTAGCTAAAAGCTAA